A region from the Drosophila ananassae strain 14024-0371.13 chromosome 2L, ASM1763931v2, whole genome shotgun sequence genome encodes:
- the LOC6498936 gene encoding pre-mRNA-splicing factor SPF27, with protein MAGEVIVDALPYIDHGYDDVGVRESALAMVEEECRRYRPTKNYLDHLPLPTSSPFETPLMVNEFERIQNRLPMETLSMKRYELPPPPSGKLSEVSAWQESIENSMAQLEHQWVRSLNLELMLDYGTEAWKSYLEVFTAMQAKAQLHLQQLKKDIQDVNWQRKQAQTQAGERLRSLEAHWVLLVSKNYEIETECVELEKLVHAAREQLQRLAPPPTENDTAPTPEHTNGIDQDVVETNGSDSNTNGGEENAETKDSEGESEKPDVQEESSNESQ; from the exons atggcTGGGGAGGTTATTGTGGATGCGTTGCCGTACATTGACCACGGCTATGACGATGTTGGAGTCAGGGAGTCG gctCTGGCTATGGTCGAGGAAGAATGCAGACGCTACCGGCCTACGAAGAACTACCTGGATCACCTGCCGCTACCAACTAGCTCCCCATTTGAGACGCCACTGATGGTCAATGAGTTCGAGCGCATCCAGAACCGCCTACCCATGGAAACGCTATCGATGAAACGATATGAACTGCCCCCGCCTCCGTCCGGTAAACTTTCAGAAGTTTCCGCCTGGCAGGAGTCCATTGAGAACTCAATGGCCCAGCTGGAGCATCAGTGGGTGCGATCCCTGAATCTGGAGCTTATGCTGGACTACGGAACGGAGGCATGGAAATCATACTTGGAGGTGTTCACAGCCATGCAAGCGAAGGCTCAACTGCACCTTCAGCAACTAAAGAAGGACATCCAGGATGTTAACTGGCAAAGGAAACAAGCGCAAACGCAGGCAGGCGAGAGGCTGCGCTCCTTGGAGGCCCATTGGGTGTTGTTGGTGTCCAAAAACTACGAGATCGAAACGGAGTGCGTGGAGTTGGAGAAGCTTGTACACGCAGCACGGGAGCAGCTCCAGAGACTTGCACCACCCCCTACAGAAAACGACACGGCCCCCACGCCAGAGCACACTAATGGAATTGATCAGGATGTGGTCGAGACCAACGGCAGTGATAGCAATACTAATGGAGGCGAGGAAAACGCTGAGACTAAGGACTCCGAAGGAGAATCAGAAAAACCAGATGTCCAAGAGGAGTCCTCTAATGAGTCACAATAG
- the LOC6501633 gene encoding 60S ribosomal protein L4, whose protein sequence is MSLGNARPLVSVYTEKNEAAKDKSICLPAVFKAPIRPDVVNDVHQLLRRNNRQPYAVSELAGHQTSAESWGTGRAVARIPRVRGGGTHRSGQGAFGNMCRGGRMFAPTKTYRRWHRKVNVNQRRYALVSAIAASGVPALVQSKGHIIDGVSEFPLVVSDEVQKLQKTKQAVIFLRRLKIWADIQKVYKSQRFRAGRGTMRDRRRVARRGPLVVYHKDEGLRKAFRNIPGIETINVDKLNLLKLAPGGHVGRFVIWTESAFSRLNDLFGTWKKSATLKKGYNLPQPKMANTDLSRLLKSEEIRKVLRDPRKRVFRSVRRLNPLTNARQLVKLNPYAEVLKRRAALAAEKRTVAKVLAKAKKQNVELAKSHFANVATKAAANRAKLLAARKKKVAAKKPAAKK, encoded by the exons ATG AGCTTAGGCAACGCCAGGCCATTGGTCTCCGTGTACACGGAAAAGAACGAAGCTGCTAAGGACAAGAGCATCTGCCTGCCGGCGGTGTTCAAGGCACCTATCCGTCCGGATGTGGTCAACGACGTGCACCAGCTGCTGCGCCGCAACAACCGCCAGCCCTATGCCGTCAGCGAGTTGGCTG GTCACCAGACCTCTGCAGAGTCCTGGGGTACTGGACGTGCTGTTGCCCGTATTCCCCGTGTCCGCGGTGGCGGTACTCACCGCTCCGGCCAGGGTGCCTTCGGCAACATGTGCCGTGGTGGACGCATGTTCGCTCCCACCAAGACCTACCGTCGCTGGCACCGCAAGGTGAACGTGAACCAGCGCCGTTACGCTTTGGTGTCGGCCATCGCCGCCTCCGGTGTGCCCGCTTTGGTTCAGTCCAAGGGCCACATCATCGATGGAGTGTCCGAGTTCCCCCTGGTCGTCTCCGATGAGGTGCAGAAGCTGCAGAAGACCAAGCAGGCTGTCATCTTCCTGCGTCGCCTGAAGATCTGGGCTGACATCCAGAAG GTGTACAAGTCTCAGCGCTTCCGTGCTGGACGTGGTACCATGCGCGACCGTCGCCGTGTCGCTCGTCGTGGTCCCCTGGTGGTCTACCACAAGGACGAGGGTCTGCGCAAGGCCTTCCGCAACATCCCCGGCATTGAGACCATCAACGTGGACAAGCTCAATCTGCTGAAACTGGCTCCCGGCGGTCATGTCGGTCGTTTCGTCATCTGGACCGAGTCTGCGTTCTCGCGCCTGAACGATCTGTTCGGAACCTGGAAGAAGTCTGCCACCTTGAAGAAGGGCTACAACCTGCCCCAGCCCAAGATGGCCAACACCGACTTGTCCCGTCTGCTCAAGTCCGAGGAGATCCGTAAGGTTTTGCGCGATCCCCGCAAGCGCGTCTTCCGCAGCGTGCGCCGTCTGAACCCACTGACCAATGCGCGCCAGCTGGTTAAGCTGAACCCCTATGCTGAGGTCCTCAAGCGCCGTGCCGCCCTCGCCGCCGAGAAGCGTACCGTGGCCAAGGTCCTGGCCAAGGCCAAGAAACAGAACGTCGAGCTGGCCAAGTCCCACTTCGCCAATGTGGCTACCAAGGCTGCTGCCAACCGCGCCAAGCTGTTGGCTGCCCGCAAGAAGAAGGTCGCCGCCAAGAAGCCCGCGGCCAAGAAGTAA
- the LOC6501634 gene encoding glycerol-3-phosphate acyltransferase 1, mitochondrial isoform X1, translating to MLTTVLNFAQRVAEISLLGGIEIASVALIVYYIFAKTRAPIIIAGLFPNLNLNYRSSLGKINTIRSDLLVTLRSSHEPKVQNSVAHGIGTQNMLQLTPQSGQKPFKKLLDWGVFFPYVAQVVRSEKFEYRQVTEIVHNDAVLKHAIKQAAEQSLREQRYAKNGHRLLTRSASGDQSGSAVEEEDERQGISYQTILRKQERRAISILKDMGSTLNNGLLAFTSWILYKLLPCFLSGVVTNTKQIEMLKTATERSPETPLIFVPLHRSHLDYIMVTWILTNNDIRSPLVAAGNNLQIPVFGGLLRGLGAFFIKRKIDPVEGKKDVLYRAALHLYLTHALKQGHNVEFFIEGGRTRTGKPCMPKGGILSVIVNAFMDGSIPDALLVPVSVNYERLVDGNFVREQKGEKKIPESFTKAISGIWKALRSNYGLMRIDFNEPYSIRELVNSYNKIAREDGNNAKVYKPAARTLQHNQSTSSLYGTDVVCEEHRNLIESISRQVVFDCAAATSVMSTNALAFLLLTRFRKGGEEQILAEALDDLRNSLSGTKDIGFSGESSQILAYACDLLGPGLVTRTRDEHGRLVIRAGNSVESFIELAYYSNMLTPHFALSSILMTTFHSLLPETESKKEAGVSRKTLIDAALENCQIYRYEFILNKPTQVLENLLYKQLDDLLFSGCLIAKQLNDDNENTEQAKRLARNLAECIDEDEDFLHVTPNDGGDEGMLLFARDTLQQQRNICEVLAPFAWTYVTVAQSLQILHRNSMLESEFISFVINDLSSKVKRGSCVYAESISTDSVRNCLKLLEKWSVIEVCNQQGMRLISLNTLYEMSRESLNTIVKKVDAIVPKFNSDYFNAAP from the exons ATGTTGACGACCGTCTTGAACTTTGCCCAGCGTGTGGCGGAGATTTCTTTGCTCGGCGGCATCGAGATTGCATCAGTTGCCCTCATCGTCTACTACATTTTCGCCAAGACGAG AGCACCCATTATCATCGCTGGCCTGTTTCCGAACCTGAATCTAAACTACCGTTCGTCCCTTGGCAAGATCAATACCATACGCAGCGATCTCCTGGTCACGCTCCGTTCATCCCAT GAGCCGAAAGTGCAGAATTCAGTGGCACATGGCATTGGCACGCAGAATATGTTGCAGCTAACCCCGCAGTCCGGCCAGAAACCCTTTAAGAAGCTTTTGGACTGGGGAGTATTCTTCCCGTATGTGGCCCAGGTGGTGCGCAGCGAAAAGTTCGAGTACCGGCAG GTCACCGAGATTGTGCACAACGATGCCGTGCTGAAACATGCAATTAAACAGGCGGCGGAGCAGAGTTTGAGGGAGCAGCGCTACGCCAAAAATGGCCATCGTCTGCTCACGCGCAGTGCTAGCGGAGATCAGTCGGGTTCGGctgtggaggaggaggacgagagGCAGGGAATCTCCTACCAGACCATTCTGCGCAAGCAGGAGCGGCGTGCCATCAGCATCCTGAAGGACATGGGCTCCACGCTGAACAACGGCCTTCTAGCATTTACTTCCTGGATCCTGTACAAGCTGTTGCCTTGCTTCCTTTCCGGCGTTGTGACCAATACGAAGCAGATCGAGATGCTGAAGACTGCCACCGAACGATCCCCCGAAACACCCTTGATTTTCGTGCCCTTGCATCGCAGCCACTTAGACTATATCATGGTGACTTGGATTCTGACCAACAACGACATACGCAGTCCTTTGGTGGCTGCCGGAAACAATTTGCAAATACCAGTTTTTGGTGGGCTTCTTCGAGGGCTTGGAGCATTCTTCATCAAGCGCAAGATCGATCCGGTAGagggaaagaaggatgtgctCTATCGGGCTGCCCTTCATCTCTACCTAACTCACGCCCTGAAGCAGGGCCACAATGTCGAATTCTTTATTGAAGGCGGACGCACCCGCACCGGAAAGCCATGCATGCCCAAGGGCGGAATTCTTTCCGTAATTGTGAATGCCTTTATGGACGGCAGCATTCCGGACGCCCTGCTGGTACCCGTTTCAGTGAACTACGAGCGGCTTGTCGACGGCAACTTTGTGCGCGAGCAGAAGGGAGAGAAGAAGATACCCGAATCGTTCACCAAGGCCATATCAGGAATCTGGAAGGCCCTACGATCGAACTATGGACTGATGCGTATCGATTTCAATGAGCCCTACTCCATTCGAGAGCTGGTGAATTCGTACAACAAGATTGCTCGAGAGGATGGGAACAATGCTAAAGTTTATAAGCCAGCGGCCAG GACTTTGCAGCACAACCAATCAACATCCTCGTTGTACGGCACCGACGTCGTCTGCGAAGAGCACCGCAATCTTATTGAAAGCATCTCGCGGCAGGTGGTCTTCGACTGCGCCGCCGCAACCTCTGTGATGTCCACCAACGCCCTAGCCTTCCTGCTGCTCACCCGTTTCAGGAAGGGCGGCGAGGAGCAGATTTTAGCCGAGGCTCTAGATGACTTGCGAAACTCGTTATCCGGCACTAAGGACATTGGTTTTTCAGGGGAATCCTCACAAATACTGGCATATGCCTGCGACCTGCTCGGACCAG GTCTCGTAACACGCACAAGGGATGAACATGGACGGTTGGTCATTAGGGCTGGGAATTCCGTGGAAAGCTTTATTGAATTGGCTTACTATTCCAACATGCTCACTCCGCATTTCGCCCTCAGTTCGATACTTATGACTACTTTCCATTCCCTGTTGCCGGAGACGGAAAGCAAAAAGGAGGCTGGAGTGAGCCGCAAAACGCTGATCGATGCCGCCCTGGAGAACTGCCAGATCTATCGCTAcgaatttattttaaacaaaccCACTCAGGTCCTGGAGAACCTACTTTACAAGCAGTTGGATGACCTGTTGTTCAGTGGTTGCCTCATAGCAAAACAG CTGAACGATGATAATGAGAATACCGAGCAGGCTAAGCGCTTGGCTCGCAACCTGGCGGAATGCAtcgacgaggacgaggacttCCTCCATGTAACCCCCAACGACGGCGGAGACGAAGGCATGTTGCTGTTCGCCCGCGATACcctgcagcagcagcgaaACATTTGCGAGGTGCTGGCACCATTCGCCTGGACGTACGTGACTGTGGCCCAGTCCCTGCAGATACTCCACCGCAACTCCATGCTGGAGTCGGAATTCATTAGTTTTGTGATCAACGATCTGAGCAGCAAAGTCAAGCGCGGAAGCTGTGTCTATG cTGAGAGCATATCGACGGACTCCGTCCGGAATTGCCTGAAACTGTTGGAGAAGTGGTCTGTGATCGAGGTGTGCAACCAGCAGGGCATGCGCCTGATCTCACTGAATACGCTTTACGAGATGTCTCGGGAGTCGCTCAACACGATCGTCAAGAAGGTAGACGCCATTGTGCCAAAGTTCAACTCGGATTATTTCAACGCCGCTCCATAA
- the LOC6501634 gene encoding glycerol-3-phosphate acyltransferase 1, mitochondrial isoform X2, with protein sequence MAKTEFHARGWFEEPKVQNSVAHGIGTQNMLQLTPQSGQKPFKKLLDWGVFFPYVAQVVRSEKFEYRQVTEIVHNDAVLKHAIKQAAEQSLREQRYAKNGHRLLTRSASGDQSGSAVEEEDERQGISYQTILRKQERRAISILKDMGSTLNNGLLAFTSWILYKLLPCFLSGVVTNTKQIEMLKTATERSPETPLIFVPLHRSHLDYIMVTWILTNNDIRSPLVAAGNNLQIPVFGGLLRGLGAFFIKRKIDPVEGKKDVLYRAALHLYLTHALKQGHNVEFFIEGGRTRTGKPCMPKGGILSVIVNAFMDGSIPDALLVPVSVNYERLVDGNFVREQKGEKKIPESFTKAISGIWKALRSNYGLMRIDFNEPYSIRELVNSYNKIAREDGNNAKVYKPAARTLQHNQSTSSLYGTDVVCEEHRNLIESISRQVVFDCAAATSVMSTNALAFLLLTRFRKGGEEQILAEALDDLRNSLSGTKDIGFSGESSQILAYACDLLGPGLVTRTRDEHGRLVIRAGNSVESFIELAYYSNMLTPHFALSSILMTTFHSLLPETESKKEAGVSRKTLIDAALENCQIYRYEFILNKPTQVLENLLYKQLDDLLFSGCLIAKQLNDDNENTEQAKRLARNLAECIDEDEDFLHVTPNDGGDEGMLLFARDTLQQQRNICEVLAPFAWTYVTVAQSLQILHRNSMLESEFISFVINDLSSKVKRGSCVYAESISTDSVRNCLKLLEKWSVIEVCNQQGMRLISLNTLYEMSRESLNTIVKKVDAIVPKFNSDYFNAAP encoded by the exons ATGGCCAAGACGGAGTTTCACGCTCGCGGCTGGTTCGAG GAGCCGAAAGTGCAGAATTCAGTGGCACATGGCATTGGCACGCAGAATATGTTGCAGCTAACCCCGCAGTCCGGCCAGAAACCCTTTAAGAAGCTTTTGGACTGGGGAGTATTCTTCCCGTATGTGGCCCAGGTGGTGCGCAGCGAAAAGTTCGAGTACCGGCAG GTCACCGAGATTGTGCACAACGATGCCGTGCTGAAACATGCAATTAAACAGGCGGCGGAGCAGAGTTTGAGGGAGCAGCGCTACGCCAAAAATGGCCATCGTCTGCTCACGCGCAGTGCTAGCGGAGATCAGTCGGGTTCGGctgtggaggaggaggacgagagGCAGGGAATCTCCTACCAGACCATTCTGCGCAAGCAGGAGCGGCGTGCCATCAGCATCCTGAAGGACATGGGCTCCACGCTGAACAACGGCCTTCTAGCATTTACTTCCTGGATCCTGTACAAGCTGTTGCCTTGCTTCCTTTCCGGCGTTGTGACCAATACGAAGCAGATCGAGATGCTGAAGACTGCCACCGAACGATCCCCCGAAACACCCTTGATTTTCGTGCCCTTGCATCGCAGCCACTTAGACTATATCATGGTGACTTGGATTCTGACCAACAACGACATACGCAGTCCTTTGGTGGCTGCCGGAAACAATTTGCAAATACCAGTTTTTGGTGGGCTTCTTCGAGGGCTTGGAGCATTCTTCATCAAGCGCAAGATCGATCCGGTAGagggaaagaaggatgtgctCTATCGGGCTGCCCTTCATCTCTACCTAACTCACGCCCTGAAGCAGGGCCACAATGTCGAATTCTTTATTGAAGGCGGACGCACCCGCACCGGAAAGCCATGCATGCCCAAGGGCGGAATTCTTTCCGTAATTGTGAATGCCTTTATGGACGGCAGCATTCCGGACGCCCTGCTGGTACCCGTTTCAGTGAACTACGAGCGGCTTGTCGACGGCAACTTTGTGCGCGAGCAGAAGGGAGAGAAGAAGATACCCGAATCGTTCACCAAGGCCATATCAGGAATCTGGAAGGCCCTACGATCGAACTATGGACTGATGCGTATCGATTTCAATGAGCCCTACTCCATTCGAGAGCTGGTGAATTCGTACAACAAGATTGCTCGAGAGGATGGGAACAATGCTAAAGTTTATAAGCCAGCGGCCAG GACTTTGCAGCACAACCAATCAACATCCTCGTTGTACGGCACCGACGTCGTCTGCGAAGAGCACCGCAATCTTATTGAAAGCATCTCGCGGCAGGTGGTCTTCGACTGCGCCGCCGCAACCTCTGTGATGTCCACCAACGCCCTAGCCTTCCTGCTGCTCACCCGTTTCAGGAAGGGCGGCGAGGAGCAGATTTTAGCCGAGGCTCTAGATGACTTGCGAAACTCGTTATCCGGCACTAAGGACATTGGTTTTTCAGGGGAATCCTCACAAATACTGGCATATGCCTGCGACCTGCTCGGACCAG GTCTCGTAACACGCACAAGGGATGAACATGGACGGTTGGTCATTAGGGCTGGGAATTCCGTGGAAAGCTTTATTGAATTGGCTTACTATTCCAACATGCTCACTCCGCATTTCGCCCTCAGTTCGATACTTATGACTACTTTCCATTCCCTGTTGCCGGAGACGGAAAGCAAAAAGGAGGCTGGAGTGAGCCGCAAAACGCTGATCGATGCCGCCCTGGAGAACTGCCAGATCTATCGCTAcgaatttattttaaacaaaccCACTCAGGTCCTGGAGAACCTACTTTACAAGCAGTTGGATGACCTGTTGTTCAGTGGTTGCCTCATAGCAAAACAG CTGAACGATGATAATGAGAATACCGAGCAGGCTAAGCGCTTGGCTCGCAACCTGGCGGAATGCAtcgacgaggacgaggacttCCTCCATGTAACCCCCAACGACGGCGGAGACGAAGGCATGTTGCTGTTCGCCCGCGATACcctgcagcagcagcgaaACATTTGCGAGGTGCTGGCACCATTCGCCTGGACGTACGTGACTGTGGCCCAGTCCCTGCAGATACTCCACCGCAACTCCATGCTGGAGTCGGAATTCATTAGTTTTGTGATCAACGATCTGAGCAGCAAAGTCAAGCGCGGAAGCTGTGTCTATG cTGAGAGCATATCGACGGACTCCGTCCGGAATTGCCTGAAACTGTTGGAGAAGTGGTCTGTGATCGAGGTGTGCAACCAGCAGGGCATGCGCCTGATCTCACTGAATACGCTTTACGAGATGTCTCGGGAGTCGCTCAACACGATCGTCAAGAAGGTAGACGCCATTGTGCCAAAGTTCAACTCGGATTATTTCAACGCCGCTCCATAA